The following proteins are encoded in a genomic region of Tissierellales bacterium:
- the rbsK gene encoding ribokinase, giving the protein MNSVIKIHRERLIFVKKICVIGSLNIDLVASVDYLPKAGETILGNSFGKYFGGKGANQVVQIAKLGNKVSMVGMLGDDDLGDSYKSYLEEEGVETSCIGRANNCSSGTAIIEVDANGENRIIVIAGANGKVDKAYVDERWDSISAYDIYLLQLEIPLDTSLYLIKKLSESGKTIILDPAPARELPCEIYKYIDFITPNETEMEVLSGISIENERDLKIASKTLLKMGVKNIIAKSGARGAYIINDLQFERIDGYEVETVDTVAAGDSFNAGFAYKLSKGFEVRECIRFANAVAAISTTGRGAQEAMASIDEVKAYLE; this is encoded by the coding sequence ATGAATTCAGTTATAAAAATACATAGAGAGAGGTTGATTTTCGTGAAAAAAATTTGTGTCATAGGCAGTCTAAATATAGATTTAGTAGCGAGTGTAGATTATCTTCCAAAAGCGGGTGAAACTATTTTGGGAAATAGTTTTGGAAAATATTTTGGTGGAAAAGGAGCAAATCAAGTAGTTCAAATAGCGAAATTAGGAAATAAAGTATCGATGGTTGGAATGTTAGGAGACGATGATTTAGGTGATAGCTATAAGTCGTACCTAGAAGAGGAAGGTGTTGAAACTAGCTGTATTGGTAGAGCTAATAATTGTAGTAGCGGAACTGCAATTATTGAAGTAGATGCTAACGGTGAAAATAGAATCATAGTTATTGCTGGTGCTAATGGAAAGGTTGACAAGGCGTATGTAGATGAGAGATGGGATTCGATTTCAGCTTATGATATATATTTATTGCAATTAGAAATACCTTTAGATACCAGCTTGTATCTCATAAAAAAGCTAAGTGAATCTGGAAAGACAATAATACTTGATCCTGCACCAGCTAGAGAATTGCCATGTGAAATATATAAATACATTGATTTTATAACTCCAAATGAAACTGAAATGGAGGTGCTTTCAGGAATTAGTATAGAAAATGAAAGAGATTTGAAAATAGCCTCTAAAACTTTGCTGAAAATGGGAGTGAAAAATATAATAGCTAAATCGGGAGCACGCGGAGCATATATCATAAATGATTTGCAATTTGAGAGAATAGATGGTTACGAGGTAGAAACGGTAGATACGGTTGCAGCAGGAGATTCTTTTAATGCAGGATTTGCATATAAGCTTTCAAAAGGATTTGAAGTTAGAGAATGTATACGATTTGCAAATGCAGTAGCAGCAATATCTACTACTGGAAGAGGTGCACAAGAGGCCATGGCAAGTATAGATGAGGTAAAAGCCTATTTAGAATAG
- a CDS encoding AraC family transcriptional regulator, which produces MDYFFRIQGAIDYIEENLKGELNIVDIASKAFFSSFYFQRLFQAMSGYSVQEYIRKRRLTEAAKILDSTEISVLDIAVDFGYGSQESFTRAFKSLFDMTPAKYRKADDLNLGEFSKINFLDFANQNFDELEVNKPEIKYLDKVNVVGHEYKTNLNGGKYFQEIPGFYDDFGKNEYYLKIEERLAPAFPHGITCNYCDNGDFSFVIGEMVKSPQENLVDLINLEIPAGEYAVFKVKGSVDQSQKTWKYIYGTWFPNSKYERADGPDFEVVDVLGSVYPDNMVSEIYIPIL; this is translated from the coding sequence ATGGATTATTTTTTTAGGATACAAGGGGCTATAGATTATATCGAGGAGAATTTAAAAGGTGAGTTGAATATAGTTGATATAGCATCTAAAGCGTTTTTTTCATCATTTTATTTTCAAAGATTATTTCAGGCTATGTCAGGTTATTCGGTTCAAGAATACATAAGAAAGAGAAGACTTACTGAAGCGGCTAAAATTTTAGATAGTACTGAAATATCAGTATTAGATATAGCAGTAGATTTTGGATATGGATCACAAGAATCATTTACAAGAGCTTTTAAGAGTCTTTTTGACATGACACCGGCAAAATATAGAAAAGCGGATGATTTAAACTTGGGGGAGTTTTCAAAGATTAATTTTCTAGATTTTGCAAATCAAAATTTTGATGAATTAGAAGTAAATAAACCAGAAATCAAGTATTTAGACAAGGTAAACGTAGTAGGGCATGAATACAAAACTAATTTGAATGGTGGTAAATATTTTCAAGAAATACCTGGATTTTATGATGATTTTGGGAAAAATGAGTATTACTTGAAAATCGAGGAAAGATTAGCACCAGCATTTCCTCACGGCATAACTTGTAATTATTGTGACAATGGAGATTTTTCATTTGTCATAGGAGAAATGGTTAAATCTCCACAGGAAAATTTAGTGGATTTAATAAATTTGGAGATTCCAGCTGGAGAATATGCAGTGTTTAAAGTTAAGGGTTCAGTAGATCAGTCTCAAAAAACTTGGAAATATATATATGGAACGTGGTTCCCTAATTCAAAATATGAACGTGCTGATGGACCAGATTTTGAAGTCGTAGATGTATTGGGATCAGTGTATCCAGATAATATGGTAAGTGAAATTTATATACCAATACTTTAA